TCTTGCGGGTGCTGCCGTGCATCGAGATATAGGGCAGCACCACGATGTTCTTTGGTTCGTCGAATGCCCAGCTATGATAGGCGTTCAGGATAAACTCGGGTCTATCGTGCATGGGGCCGTGGCTGGGAGCAATGATGCCAATGGCGTAGTCCTTTATCTTATCCAGGTTCTTCTGAATAATAGTCCGGAAGGGCATCATGATTTCCGCGTAGTATCTCTTAGCCGCTTCATAGACCTGCCCTCCATCCCTGACATACAGGTCGGTTGTAGCCAGGTGGGAGCCGAAGAAATCACAGGGGAACAGTATCCTGTCTTCGCTCAGGTAAGTAAGCATGGTCTCCGGCCAGTGGACCCAGGGGGCATGGATAAACTCCAGTGTTCTATCCCCCAGCGAAATGGTTTCTTTATCGTTGACCGTTACAAACTTCTCTTCCGGAATCATGAGCACGTCGATGAGCATGTCCTTACACCTGGGGGTGCATACCACTTTCGCTTCAGGATATTTCTCCAGCACCTGGGGGATAGTACCGGAATGGTCCTGCTCAGCGTGATTGGCAACCACATAATCTAGCTTTTGAACTCCGAGTTCACTCAACTGGTTTAATAACACGTCCTGCATAGCAGGGTCGACGGTATCGATAAGCGCAGTCTTCTCCGTGCCCTCGATTAAATACGAGTTGTAACTTGTACCATCGGGAAGTGGTATCAGAGAGTCGAATAAACGCCGGTCCCAGTCAATGGCACCTACCCAGTGAATGCCTGGCTTTATTTCTCTCGGTTTCATGTCATTCTAACCTTTCGAATTCATCCTTGGTTGCCCCACAGACGGGACATACCCAGTCATCAGGTATGTCTTCAAAAGGTGTCCCCGGTTCAATCCCGCCATCGGGGTCACCCAGTTCCGGGTCGTAGACCCAGCCGCAGACAGAACATTCGTATTTAGCCATTTCAGACTTCACCTCCTTTTTCTCCTCGATATAGCTGGGGGCTGTTTTGGGAGTGGTGCCTCGTTTGACCTGGTGATAATAAGCATAGGTCATCGGCTCGCCTTCTCCAAGGACCTCTGCTCCCACAAGCTCTCCAATAAAAAGAGTATGGGTTCCCACATCTACGTCTTGAATCACCCTGGCTTCCAGATAAGCGAGGGCATTCTCAGTAACCACGGGAGCCTGGGTCTCACCTGTTATAAAGTCAATGCCTTCAAGTTTATCTATATCCCTGCCCGACTTGAAGCCAAAGTGACCAATAAACGAGAGTGGGGTATTCTGACTGAGAACAGAAGCGGTAAAGACATTACTTGTTTTTATATATTCGTGGGTTAGATTACTCTTGTTGATACTCACGGCGATTGTAGGTGGCTCAGACGTTATCTGAAACACGGTATTCGCAATCTGCCCATTATGCCTGTCTCCTTTTCTTGAGGATACAACGTATAGACCGTAACCTATCCTGTGCAAAGCCATATGATTCATTTATGTCCTCCGTAACTACTGTATGTCTATACCTCACCTGTTAGCTCCAGATATCCCGCGCCTATTCAGCCACCATCCAGAGATGGGCGCTCTTTATTTACAAACCATGCTGCCGGGTCTCTAAGGTATTCAT
Above is a genomic segment from Dehalococcoidales bacterium containing:
- a CDS encoding FprA family A-type flavoprotein, with amino-acid sequence MKPREIKPGIHWVGAIDWDRRLFDSLIPLPDGTSYNSYLIEGTEKTALIDTVDPAMQDVLLNQLSELGVQKLDYVVANHAEQDHSGTIPQVLEKYPEAKVVCTPRCKDMLIDVLMIPEEKFVTVNDKETISLGDRTLEFIHAPWVHWPETMLTYLSEDRILFPCDFFGSHLATTDLYVRDGGQVYEAAKRYYAEIMMPFRTIIQKNLDKIKDYAIGIIAPSHGPMHDRPEFILNAYHSWAFDEPKNIVVLPYISMHGSTRKMVEYFVGALIQKGVTVKQFDLAVTDIGKLAMALVDAATVVIGTPTVLTGPHPNVAYAAILANALRPNLKFISIIGSYGWGGKAVEQLAALIPNLKVEILEPVLSKGFPREAGFSALDKLAATIAEKHKEHDFA
- a CDS encoding flavin reductase; translation: MNHMALHRIGYGLYVVSSRKGDRHNGQIANTVFQITSEPPTIAVSINKSNLTHEYIKTSNVFTASVLSQNTPLSFIGHFGFKSGRDIDKLEGIDFITGETQAPVVTENALAYLEARVIQDVDVGTHTLFIGELVGAEVLGEGEPMTYAYYHQVKRGTTPKTAPSYIEEKKEVKSEMAKYECSVCGWVYDPELGDPDGGIEPGTPFEDIPDDWVCPVCGATKDEFERLE